One region of Pirellulales bacterium genomic DNA includes:
- a CDS encoding SDR family oxidoreductase: protein MSPLDWHRRPRTLPIVPNGTIKSSKEIAMSGITQQRPLAGKVALVTGGSRGIGAAIAKRLAADGASVAVTYSKGTDAAASLVEEIERGGGKAIAIQADAADADAVTSAVEKTVATLGRLDVLVNNAGTVIPVKVEETTLADFDRVFAVNVRGVFVATQAALKHLKTGGRIIMIGSCLGERVFIPGMAPYAATKGAVKMFAQGLARELGARGITVNNVQPGPIDTDLNPASGEWAADQKAAVPLDRYGRVDEVAALVAFVAGPESSYINGANLTVDGGTNA from the coding sequence TTGTCGCCCCTTGACTGGCATCGCCGGCCCCGTACACTTCCAATTGTACCGAACGGTACAATTAAATCAAGCAAGGAGATCGCGATGTCAGGGATTACACAGCAAAGACCACTGGCGGGCAAGGTCGCACTCGTCACGGGCGGTTCGCGTGGCATCGGCGCGGCGATCGCCAAGCGCCTGGCCGCGGACGGCGCCAGCGTCGCCGTCACCTATTCCAAAGGCACCGACGCGGCGGCGTCGCTTGTCGAAGAGATTGAACGCGGAGGCGGAAAGGCGATCGCCATCCAGGCCGACGCCGCCGACGCCGATGCAGTCACGAGTGCCGTCGAAAAGACGGTCGCGACATTGGGGCGGCTCGACGTGCTGGTGAACAATGCGGGCACAGTCATTCCAGTGAAGGTCGAGGAGACGACTCTCGCGGACTTCGATCGCGTGTTTGCGGTCAACGTCCGCGGCGTGTTCGTCGCGACGCAGGCGGCGCTCAAGCACCTGAAGACCGGCGGGCGAATCATCATGATCGGCTCGTGCCTGGGCGAGCGCGTATTCATTCCCGGCATGGCGCCCTACGCGGCGACCAAAGGGGCCGTGAAAATGTTCGCGCAAGGGCTGGCGCGTGAGCTGGGGGCGCGCGGCATTACGGTCAACAACGTTCAGCCGGGGCCGATTGACACCGATCTCAACCCCGCCTCAGGCGAGTGGGCCGCAGACCAAAAGGCGGCCGTTCCGCTTGATCGGTATGGACGCGTCGACGAGGTCGCGGCGCTGGTAGCGTTCGTCGCCGGTCCGGAGTCGTCCTACATCAACGGTGCCAACCTCACCGTCGATGGTGGCACAAACGCTTGA
- a CDS encoding SDR family NAD(P)-dependent oxidoreductase, protein MKLTGNTILITGGGGGIGYELTKQLTALGNTVLITGRDQAKMDRAKAAFPKVHTFRSDVSDPKAIATLYEKVTEQFPELNILINNAGIMREINVHDKAGSLEDIVREIESNLSGPIRMVKQFLPHLKTKSEAAIMNVSSGLAFVPLPISPVYCATKAGLHSFTESLRVQLKNTKVKVFELAPPATQTELLGDFNFEDMKGVSIMKVEDMVKVAVKGMQTDRFEIRPGQANQLKLMSRVAPGFILKQMSRSVDRMLGTQN, encoded by the coding sequence ATGAAACTCACGGGCAATACGATTTTGATCACCGGCGGTGGCGGCGGCATCGGTTACGAACTCACGAAACAACTCACGGCACTTGGTAACACGGTTCTTATCACGGGCCGCGATCAAGCCAAGATGGACCGTGCGAAAGCGGCCTTTCCAAAAGTCCACACCTTTCGCAGCGACGTGTCCGATCCGAAAGCGATCGCCACTCTTTACGAAAAGGTCACCGAACAATTTCCTGAGCTCAACATTTTAATCAACAACGCCGGCATCATGCGTGAGATCAATGTTCACGACAAAGCTGGAAGCCTCGAAGACATCGTTCGAGAGATTGAAAGCAATTTGAGCGGTCCGATTCGCATGGTGAAACAATTCTTGCCGCATTTGAAAACAAAATCAGAGGCCGCGATCATGAACGTTTCGTCGGGATTGGCATTTGTTCCATTGCCCATTTCGCCGGTTTATTGCGCCACCAAGGCCGGTCTGCATTCCTTCACCGAGTCTCTTCGTGTGCAACTGAAAAACACCAAAGTGAAGGTGTTTGAGCTAGCGCCGCCGGCGACACAAACCGAACTCTTGGGTGACTTTAATTTTGAAGACATGAAGGGCGTTTCTATCATGAAGGTCGAAGACATGGTTAAAGTCGCCGTCAAAGGAATGCAAACCGATCGATTCGAAATCCGTCCAGGCCAGGCGAATCAGCTCAAATTGATGAGTCGCGTGGCGCCTGGATTTATTTTGAAACAAATGAGCCGATCGGTGGACCGTATGCTCGGAACACAGAATTAA
- a CDS encoding SDR family NAD(P)-dependent oxidoreductase, protein MNAKIDKLQFGPWALITGASSGIGREFARQIAASGIHVVLVARREALLEEVGRGVAAEFGVKYRTVVADLSQDGFLKQLAEATDELDLGLIVSNAGTGNPGKFLSIDRRELENLLRLNTMSHLDIAHHFGQKLARRGKGGLLFVGAMAALLANPYMANDVAAKAYVLMLGESLHYDFRKMGLNVTVVMPGATDTPVLAKFGFDAATTPMKPMLVHQCVAEGLAALSANRARCVPGRMNRIMLKLMPRPILRKMLAKKFEQVVANKSPAL, encoded by the coding sequence ATGAATGCGAAGATCGACAAGCTGCAATTCGGCCCTTGGGCGCTCATTACCGGCGCGTCGTCCGGCATAGGCAGAGAGTTCGCCCGCCAGATTGCGGCATCGGGCATCCATGTTGTTCTCGTAGCCCGGCGCGAGGCATTGCTGGAAGAGGTTGGGCGCGGCGTCGCGGCTGAGTTCGGCGTCAAGTATCGCACGGTCGTCGCTGATCTCTCGCAAGATGGCTTTCTAAAACAACTCGCTGAGGCCACGGATGAGCTCGATCTCGGCCTGATCGTGTCGAACGCAGGCACTGGAAATCCCGGCAAGTTCCTCTCCATCGACCGGCGGGAACTCGAGAATCTGCTGCGCCTGAATACGATGTCGCATCTCGATATCGCCCATCACTTCGGCCAGAAACTCGCCCGGCGCGGCAAGGGCGGACTTTTGTTCGTGGGGGCCATGGCTGCGCTGCTCGCCAACCCGTACATGGCGAACGACGTTGCCGCCAAAGCCTATGTGCTGATGCTCGGTGAATCCCTGCACTACGACTTTCGGAAAATGGGACTGAATGTGACGGTGGTGATGCCGGGTGCAACCGATACGCCGGTCCTGGCCAAGTTCGGATTTGACGCCGCCACGACGCCCATGAAACCGATGTTGGTCCATCAGTGCGTCGCCGAGGGACTCGCCGCGCTTAGCGCCAATCGGGCGAGATGTGTTCCCGGACGCATGAATCGGATCATGCTCAAGCTGATGCCGCGACCCATCCTGAGAAAGATGCTGGCGAAGAAGTTCGAACAAGTCGTTGCGAACAAATCGCCCGCGCTGTAG
- a CDS encoding TetR/AcrR family transcriptional regulator, producing the protein MPSGRTRQFDVDEALDRALEVFWARGYEGATLPELTRAMGINRPSLYAAFGNKEQLFRKALDRYQAGPMSFLTEALRKPTARAVVETIFSGFVRMQRDRDKARGCLVVSGALACGEEAETVRRELAQLRQAIVTALRERFERAVKEGDVPAGTDCATLARYIATVLNGLAVQSASGATEKELRLVSAMAMQAWPS; encoded by the coding sequence GTGCCTTCGGGGCGGACGCGACAGTTCGACGTTGATGAGGCACTGGATCGCGCACTGGAGGTGTTCTGGGCACGCGGGTACGAGGGCGCCACGCTCCCCGAGCTGACCAGGGCCATGGGGATCAACCGACCAAGCCTCTACGCCGCGTTCGGGAACAAGGAGCAGTTGTTCCGCAAGGCGCTCGACCGTTATCAAGCGGGGCCGATGTCGTTCCTGACCGAGGCCCTGCGCAAGCCGACCGCCCGGGCCGTGGTCGAAACGATTTTCTCGGGGTTTGTCAGGATGCAGCGCGACCGCGACAAAGCACGCGGGTGCCTGGTCGTGTCGGGGGCACTCGCGTGCGGTGAGGAGGCGGAGACGGTGCGCCGAGAGTTGGCGCAATTGAGGCAAGCGATCGTAACGGCGTTACGGGAGCGGTTCGAGCGGGCCGTGAAAGAGGGCGACGTGCCTGCGGGGACCGATTGCGCGACGCTCGCGCGTTACATCGCCACCGTGCTGAACGGCCTGGCAGTTCAGTCGGCCAGTGGGGCGACCGAGAAGGAGTTGCGGCTGGTTTCGGCGATGGCCATGCAGGCCTGGCCGTCGTGA
- a CDS encoding glycoside hydrolase family 15 protein, which produces MESRYQAIENYGLIGNMRTAALVGMDGSIDWLCLPHFDSPSVFAAILDDQKGGRFRIAPVCHPLRHKQFYWPDTNILVTRFLHADGIGQLEDYMPVGRTAGAHDKLIRRVRVVRGELPFRMQCRPAFNYARAGHECHVCDRGVMFSGGGLRLGLAAPFALMRDGDGVAADFKLQEGENATFVLRQLEQDHQPGRCPGVGESEELFRDTVDYWRRWLSKCTYTGRWREMVQRSALTLKLLTFEPTGAIVAAPTCSLPEAIGGERNWDYRYTWIRDAAFTLYALLRIGFTEEAAAFKRWVQARWKDLDSASDGPLQLMYGIDGRSELAEETLDHLEGYRGSRPVRIGNAAYRQLQLDIYGELVDAAYLYNKYVEPMGYDNWRRLRRLVDWLCDNWQREDEGIWEVRGGRRHFVYSKFMSWVAVDRCLRLADKRSLPADRQRWIKVRDEIYEEVMAKGWNADRRAFVQSYGSDALDASALLMPLTFFMAPSDPRMLSTIDAIRRQTAAGGLAADGLIKRYDPRATADGFSDEEGTFNLCSFWLVEALTRAGRTDPVRLDDARLLFEQILGYANHLGLYSEQTGASGEALGNFPQAFTHIALISAAFNLDRALG; this is translated from the coding sequence GTGGAATCTCGCTACCAGGCTATCGAGAATTACGGCCTGATCGGCAACATGCGCACGGCGGCGCTGGTCGGCATGGACGGCTCCATCGACTGGCTCTGCCTGCCGCACTTCGATTCGCCCAGCGTCTTCGCCGCCATCCTGGACGATCAGAAGGGCGGGCGGTTCCGCATCGCACCCGTCTGTCATCCGCTCCGGCACAAGCAATTCTACTGGCCCGACACGAACATCCTTGTCACACGCTTTCTGCACGCCGATGGAATCGGCCAATTGGAAGACTATATGCCCGTAGGCCGAACCGCCGGAGCCCATGACAAGCTGATCCGCCGGGTTCGTGTCGTTCGCGGCGAGTTGCCGTTTCGCATGCAATGCCGTCCCGCGTTCAACTACGCCCGTGCCGGCCACGAGTGCCACGTGTGCGATCGCGGCGTCATGTTCAGCGGAGGCGGATTGCGCTTGGGGCTGGCGGCGCCCTTTGCCCTCATGCGCGACGGCGACGGAGTGGCCGCCGACTTCAAGCTCCAGGAGGGCGAAAACGCCACCTTCGTGCTGCGGCAGTTGGAACAGGATCATCAGCCCGGCCGTTGTCCGGGCGTCGGTGAATCGGAAGAATTGTTTCGGGACACGGTCGATTACTGGCGGCGATGGCTGTCAAAGTGTACCTACACCGGCCGCTGGCGGGAAATGGTTCAGCGCTCGGCTCTCACGCTCAAGCTGCTCACCTTCGAGCCCACCGGAGCGATTGTCGCGGCGCCCACCTGCAGCTTGCCCGAAGCGATCGGCGGCGAGCGCAACTGGGACTACCGCTATACCTGGATTCGCGACGCGGCGTTCACGCTCTATGCGTTGCTGCGGATCGGTTTTACCGAAGAGGCGGCGGCCTTCAAGCGTTGGGTGCAGGCCCGCTGGAAGGACCTCGACAGCGCCAGCGACGGCCCCTTGCAGCTCATGTACGGCATTGACGGCAGGAGTGAACTGGCGGAGGAGACGCTGGACCACTTGGAGGGTTACCGCGGCTCGCGCCCGGTGCGCATCGGCAACGCCGCATATCGACAACTGCAGCTCGATATTTACGGCGAGCTGGTCGACGCCGCATACCTGTACAACAAATACGTCGAGCCAATGGGCTATGACAATTGGCGACGCTTGCGGCGGCTCGTCGATTGGCTGTGCGACAACTGGCAACGAGAGGACGAGGGCATCTGGGAGGTGCGCGGCGGCAGGCGGCACTTCGTTTACTCGAAGTTTATGTCCTGGGTGGCCGTCGACCGCTGCCTGCGGCTGGCCGATAAACGCTCATTGCCGGCCGACCGGCAGCGTTGGATCAAGGTGCGCGACGAGATTTATGAAGAAGTCATGGCCAAAGGCTGGAATGCCGACCGCCGCGCATTTGTGCAGTCCTACGGCTCCGACGCCCTGGATGCGTCGGCCTTGCTCATGCCGCTGACCTTCTTCATGGCCCCCAGCGATCCGCGAATGCTAAGCACCATCGACGCCATCCGCCGCCAGACGGCTGCCGGAGGTCTGGCCGCCGACGGTTTGATCAAACGCTACGATCCGCGTGCGACCGCCGATGGCTTTTCTGACGAGGAAGGCACTTTCAATCTCTGTTCGTTCTGGCTGGTGGAGGCGTTGACGCGTGCCGGCCGCACCGATCCAGTGCGGCTCGACGACGCGCGGTTGCTCTTCGAGCAGATCCTCGGTTACGCCAACCACCTGGGCCTTTATTCCGAGCAGACCGGCGCCAGCGGCGAAGCGTTGGGTAACTTCCCGCAAGCTTTTACTCATATCGCCTTGATCAGCGCCGCCTTCAACCTCGACCGCGCCCTCGGCTAG
- a CDS encoding D-2-hydroxyacid dehydrogenase family protein — protein sequence MIRIAILDDYQNVALEMADWTPLAGRAAITVFNDHLSNVDEIVERLLPFDVVCVMRERTPLPRALIERLPRLKLIASTGSRNAAIDVEAAAERGIVVAHTGYDARSTIEMTWALIVASARQVALEDAHLRGGGWQLTVGDRLHGKTLGVLGLGNIGWEVARIGLAFGMEVIAWSQNLKADKAKTCGARLVSKEDLFRSADILTIHVVLSQRTKGLVGAAELQAMKRSARLVNTSRGPIVDEPALIEVLRERRIAGAALDVFDIEPLPADHPFRSLDNVLATPHIGYVERDLYRIFYGDTVKNITGWLDQQA from the coding sequence ATGATCCGCATAGCCATCCTGGACGATTATCAAAACGTGGCGCTGGAAATGGCCGACTGGACGCCGCTCGCCGGGCGCGCCGCGATCACCGTTTTCAATGACCATCTGTCAAACGTCGACGAAATTGTCGAGCGGCTTCTGCCGTTCGACGTGGTCTGCGTCATGCGCGAGCGCACACCGCTGCCGCGGGCACTCATCGAGCGCTTGCCGCGACTGAAGCTGATCGCATCGACCGGTAGTCGCAATGCGGCCATCGATGTCGAGGCCGCGGCCGAACGAGGTATCGTGGTAGCGCATACGGGATACGATGCGCGCTCCACCATCGAGATGACCTGGGCCCTGATCGTTGCCAGCGCGCGTCAGGTCGCCTTGGAAGATGCCCATTTGCGCGGCGGCGGCTGGCAACTCACGGTGGGCGACCGTCTCCACGGTAAGACGCTCGGCGTTCTCGGCCTCGGCAACATTGGCTGGGAGGTTGCGCGAATCGGCCTCGCGTTCGGCATGGAAGTCATCGCCTGGAGCCAGAATCTCAAGGCGGACAAGGCGAAAACATGCGGAGCAAGGCTGGTCTCCAAGGAGGATCTCTTCCGCAGCGCAGACATCCTGACCATCCACGTCGTCCTCAGCCAAAGGACGAAGGGCCTAGTCGGCGCGGCCGAATTGCAGGCCATGAAGCGATCGGCCAGGCTCGTCAATACCTCGCGTGGACCGATCGTTGACGAGCCGGCGCTCATCGAGGTTCTGCGTGAACGCCGCATCGCCGGCGCGGCGCTCGACGTGTTCGACATCGAGCCCTTGCCGGCGGACCATCCGTTCCGCTCCCTGGATAACGTGCTCGCCACGCCGCACATCGGTTACGTCGAGCGAGACCTCTACAGGATTTTTTATGGAGATACCGTCAAGAACATCACGGGCTGGCTCGACCAACAGGCTTGA
- a CDS encoding SDR family oxidoreductase, whose protein sequence is MGKLQGKVAVITGGSTGIGLATAKLFVSEGAYVFITGRRQKELDEAVTAIGTNVTGIQGDVAKMADLDRLYQAVKAKGRIDVVFANAGVAEFAPLGSITEEHFDKLFDINVKGTLFTVQKTLPLLNDGGSIILTGSVAGSKGTAAFGVYGATKAAVRNFARAWTVELKDRHIRSNVLSPGPTETPIIGQQPADAIAGIVSTIPMGRMGEADEIAKAALFLASDDSSFVTGIELFIDGGRAQI, encoded by the coding sequence ATGGGCAAGTTGCAGGGAAAAGTGGCTGTCATCACCGGCGGTTCTACGGGCATAGGGCTCGCTACGGCAAAACTCTTCGTCAGCGAGGGCGCCTACGTCTTCATCACGGGCCGTCGCCAGAAGGAGCTTGATGAGGCCGTGACGGCAATCGGTACCAACGTCACCGGCATTCAGGGCGACGTTGCCAAAATGGCCGACCTTGACCGGCTCTATCAGGCCGTCAAGGCGAAGGGGCGAATCGATGTCGTTTTCGCCAACGCCGGGGTTGCTGAATTTGCTCCCCTGGGAAGCATCACCGAAGAGCATTTCGACAAACTATTCGACATCAATGTAAAGGGAACCTTGTTCACGGTGCAAAAGACCCTGCCGCTACTCAACGACGGCGGCTCGATCATTCTCACGGGCTCCGTCGCGGGTTCCAAAGGCACCGCGGCATTCGGAGTCTATGGCGCGACGAAGGCTGCCGTCCGCAATTTCGCGCGGGCCTGGACCGTCGAACTGAAGGACCGCCATATCCGCTCGAACGTCCTCAGCCCCGGTCCGACCGAAACACCGATCATCGGTCAGCAGCCTGCGGACGCCATCGCCGGGATTGTGTCCACCATCCCGATGGGACGCATGGGCGAAGCGGACGAAATCGCCAAGGCGGCCCTGTTTCTGGCCTCCGATGACTCAAGTTTTGTCACGGGCATCGAATTATTCATCGATGGCGGCAGAGCGCAAATCTGA
- a CDS encoding NmrA family NAD(P)-binding protein: MSSGKDKVHVIVGASGHTGSIIANSLLSKGEEVRVMGRDAGRLQGFVSQGAEACSANVGDAAAIGMAFRGARAAYLMLPPVASREDQERQSDAIAKAVKESGLRYAVHLSSYGAHVAEGTGPVAGLHSSEQKLNAIGGLNVLHLRAAYFMENNLTAIGMIHGMGMVGGALLPDLKLPMIATRDVGDYAARRLLDLDFSGKQTRELLGQCDLSMAEVTAAIARGIGKPDLRYEQLPYDQVQQVLMQMGITPRSAALYIEMYQAINAGVLVAQEPRSPENSTPTSFEEFVQDVFLAAYHAKAPAA; this comes from the coding sequence ATGAGCAGCGGTAAAGACAAGGTGCATGTGATTGTGGGCGCAAGCGGGCACACCGGTTCGATCATCGCCAATTCGCTGCTGTCGAAGGGCGAGGAGGTGCGCGTCATGGGGCGCGACGCGGGGCGACTGCAAGGCTTTGTGAGCCAGGGCGCGGAAGCGTGTTCGGCCAATGTGGGCGATGCGGCTGCGATCGGCATGGCCTTCCGCGGCGCGCGGGCGGCATACTTGATGTTGCCGCCGGTTGCGTCCCGCGAGGACCAGGAGCGACAGAGCGATGCGATCGCGAAAGCCGTGAAGGAGTCGGGCCTGCGCTACGCGGTACACTTGAGCAGCTACGGCGCCCATGTCGCGGAAGGCACCGGGCCAGTCGCGGGGCTGCACTCTTCGGAGCAAAAACTGAACGCGATCGGCGGTTTGAACGTTCTGCACCTGCGCGCCGCCTATTTCATGGAGAATAATCTGACGGCGATCGGCATGATTCATGGAATGGGAATGGTGGGAGGCGCTCTGCTGCCCGACCTGAAGCTGCCCATGATCGCCACGCGCGACGTTGGCGATTACGCCGCGCGGCGGCTCCTGGATCTGGATTTTTCCGGCAAGCAAACGCGCGAGCTGCTTGGCCAGTGCGACCTATCGATGGCGGAAGTTACCGCGGCGATTGCCCGCGGCATTGGCAAACCGGATCTGCGTTACGAGCAGCTTCCGTATGACCAGGTGCAGCAGGTGTTGATGCAAATGGGAATTACGCCGAGGTCAGCCGCGTTGTACATCGAGATGTACCAGGCCATCAACGCAGGAGTCCTCGTCGCGCAGGAGCCGCGTTCGCCGGAGAACAGCACGCCGACTTCGTTTGAAGAATTTGTGCAGGATGTCTTTTTGGCTGCGTATCACGCGAAGGCTCCCGCCGCTTAG
- a CDS encoding SDR family NAD(P)-dependent oxidoreductase, whose amino-acid sequence MTALFRPVDLMPIQATLRLNTMAHLDIAHHFGAKLAKRRRGGLILVGAMGAEKGIPCIANDGASKAYVHSLGEALHYEFKPLGVYVTVLATGFTNTPVLEKSGFDPEIMPMKPMSVEQCVSEGLKALRENRSRIVPGRLNRIMNALVPASLARKMEADMIGKALASSHAPAIARAEA is encoded by the coding sequence TTGACCGCGCTCTTTCGACCGGTGGATTTAATGCCGATACAGGCAACTTTGCGGCTCAATACGATGGCGCATCTGGACATTGCTCACCATTTCGGGGCGAAACTCGCCAAGCGGAGGCGGGGCGGCTTGATCCTCGTGGGGGCAATGGGTGCGGAAAAGGGCATTCCCTGTATAGCGAATGACGGAGCCTCGAAGGCGTATGTACACAGTCTTGGCGAAGCGCTTCACTATGAGTTCAAACCTCTAGGTGTCTACGTCACTGTACTGGCAACCGGGTTTACGAACACACCGGTGCTCGAAAAGTCCGGCTTCGATCCGGAGATCATGCCGATGAAACCGATGAGCGTGGAGCAGTGCGTATCCGAGGGCCTTAAGGCGCTGCGAGAAAACCGGTCCAGAATCGTTCCGGGCCGACTGAACCGCATCATGAACGCCCTCGTGCCCGCTTCTCTTGCGCGGAAGATGGAGGCGGACATGATTGGTAAAGCGCTCGCGAGCAGCCACGCGCCGGCAATCGCTCGGGCGGAGGCCTGA